Proteins from one Limanda limanda chromosome 4, fLimLim1.1, whole genome shotgun sequence genomic window:
- the LOC133000124 gene encoding transcription factor HES-2-like produces the protein MCPLTSGVSSYLCLSSELRKPLVEKLRRERINSSIEQLKSLLGPEFLNQQPDSKLEKADILEMTVCFMTQLLQQNQQQRRLMKHVHKLQSSSEEKLREADFSPLSSTVHSSITKDKSPVSSAPWRPW, from the exons TGTCTCTTCTTATCTCTGCCTCTCTTCGGAG ctcagaaagCCTCTGGTGGAGAAGTTACGCAGAGAGAGAATCAACAGCAGCATCGAGCAGCTCAAGTCTCTCCTGGGTCCAGAGTTCCTCAACCAGCAGCCAGACTCCAAGCTGGAGAAAGCAGACATTCTGGAGATGACCGTTTGCTTCatgacacagctgctgcagcagaaccagcagcagagaagacTGATGAAGCACGTCCACAAGCTGCAGTCTtcctctgaggagaagctgagagaGGCTGACTTCTCTCCTCTGAGCTCCACAGTCCACAGCAGCATCACCAAAGACAAGAGTCCAgtcagcagcgccccctggaggccgtGGTAG
- the LOC133000634 gene encoding transcription factor HES-2-like: MKAAEIRLSLHRPLQHRDPHMAPTITAAMTNSQEHLTRSHKLRKPLVEKLRRERINSSIEQLKSLLGPEFLNQQPDSKLEKADILEMTVCFMTQLLQQNQQQRRLMKHVHKLQSSSEEKLREADFSPLSSTVHSSISKDKSPVSSAPWRPW; the protein is encoded by the exons ATGAAGGCAGCAGAGATCAGATTGTCTCTACACAGACCTCTACAGCACAGAGATCCACACATGGCTCCTACAATCACTGCAGCAATGACCAACTCTCAGGAGCATCTGACTCGGAGCCACAAG ctcagaaagCCTCTGGTGGAGAAGTTACGCAGAGAGCGAATCAACAGCAGCATCGAGCAGCTCAAGTCTCTCCTGGGTCCAGAGTTCCTCAACCAGCAGCCAGACTCCAAGCTGGAGAAAGCAGACATCCTGGAGATGACCGTTTGCTTCatgacacagctgctgcagcagaaccagcagcagagaagacTGATGAAGCACGTCCACAAGCTGCAGTCTtcctctgaggagaagctgagagaGGCTGACTTCTCTCCTCTGAGCTCCACAGTCCACAGCAGCATATCCAAAGACAAGAGTCCAgtcagcagcgccccctggaggccgtGGTAG
- the LOC133000636 gene encoding transcription factor HES-2-like translates to MKAAEIRLSLHRPLQHRDPHMAPTITAAMTNSQEHLTRSHKLRKPLVEKLRRERINSSIEQLKSLLGPEFLNQQPDSKLEKADILEMTVCFMTQLLQQNQQQRRLMKHVHKLQSSSEEKLREADFSPLSSTVHSSITKDKSPVSSAPWRPW, encoded by the exons ATGAAGGCAGCAGAGATCAGATTGTCTCTACACAGACCTCTACAGCACAGAGATCCACACATGGCTCCTACAATCACTGCAGCAATGACCAACTCTCAGGAGCATCTGACTCGGAGCCACAAG ctcagaaagCCTCTGGTGGAGAAGTTACGCAGAGAGAGAATCAACAGCAGCATCGAGCAGCTCAAGTCTCTCCTGGGTCCAGAGTTCCTCAACCAGCAGCCAGACTCCAAGCTGGAGAAAGCAGACATCCTGGAGATGACCGTTTGCTTCatgacacagctgctgcagcagaaccagcagcagagaagacTGATGAAGCACGTCCACAAGCTGCAGTCTtcctctgaggagaagctgagagaGGCTGACTTCTCTCCTCTGAGCTCCACAGTCCACAGCAGCATCACCAAAGACAAGAGTCCAgtcagcagcgccccctggaggccgtGGTAG